Below is a genomic region from Trueperaceae bacterium.
CCCGGGCGTGGACGTACGGCACGTAGCGAATGCGCGTCATCGCGCCTCCTCGCACCCGCGACCCCCCCACGACAGCACGCGCCCCGCGCGGGGCGCGGGGCGACGGTCACGCCACGACGGTGACGCCATGACGCGCACGCCGCGACGACGCGCACGCCGCGACGGACGCCGTGCGGCGGGTGGGGGGCTCAGGCGCTCGCGTCCGCCGCGCGCGCCGCGGCGGCGATCGCCGCCTGCCCGAGCGCGACGCCGCCGTCGCCGGGCGGGACCGCCCGGTTCCACCAGACCTCCAGGCCGGCGTCGGCCAGGTCGCGGGTGGTGAGCTCGTGCAGGAGGCGGTTCTGCCACACGCCGCCCGACAGGACGACCGCCTCGTAGGGGTGCGACCGCGCGAACGTCTCCGCGGCGGCGCGGACCGCCCGCGCGACGCTCGCGTGGAAGCGCAGGGCGACGCGCCGCACGTCGGTCCCGTCGGCGAGGTCCTCGAGCAGCGCTTGCAGCAGCCGCTCGGTGCGCCACACCCCGCCCCGGGACGGTAGCGGCGGGGCGGCGTCGAGCCAGGCGCGCGCCGCGTCGTGCGCCAGGCGCCCGTCGGGCCCGAAGGTTGGGGCGCCGTCCGCCGCCCACGCCTGCGCCTCGAGCCCCATGGCGGCCTGCCCTTCGTAGCTCATGGTGCCCTCGAACCCGCACAGCGCCGCGACCGCGTCGAACGCCCGCCCCATGCTGGACGTCGTCGGGGTGTTGACGCCCGCGCGGATCGCCTGCTCCGCCATGCGGACCCGCCGCGCCTCGAGGCGCGGCCGCCACAGGTCGGGATCCACCGACTGCAGGAACCCGGTCGCCGCCTGCGCGGGGGCGCGGGCGGCGGCGTCCCCGCCGGGCAACGGGACCGGCGCCAGGTGCCCGACGCGGGCGTAGCCCGCCGTCACGGAGCCGTGCAGGACCTCGCCCCCCCAGACGGTGCGGTCGCGCCCCAGGCCGGTGCCGTCGAAGGCGAAGCCCAGCACCGTCGCGTCCCACGCGCCGCGCTCCGCCGCGACGCTGGCGACGTGCGCCTCGTGGTGCTGCACGGCGTGGGTGCGTCCCCCGAGCGCGAGGGCGTGCCGCGTCGAGGGGTACCCCTCGTGCAGGTCGTGCGCGATCCACGCCTCGTGCGGCGCGACGTCGTACATCGTCGTCAGGTCGTCGACCGCCTCGTGGAACGCCTGCAGCGCATCGAAATCGTCGAGGTCGCCCAGGTGCTGGCTCTGGAAGGCGTAGCCGTCGGTGGCCAGCACCACCGCGTTCTTCAGCATCGCGCCGACCGCCAGCAGCGGCGCGTCCCACGCAGCGTGCCGCGCGACGGGCGCGGGGGCGTACCCCCGGGCGCGACGCAGGACGACCGGCGCGCCGGACAGGACCGTCGCGACGGAATCGTCCACCCGCCGCGCGATCGGGCGCTCGCCGGTCAGGAAGCCGTCGGCCAGGCCGCCGTCCCCCCCGAGGCGGTCGATCGCTTCGTCGTCGCGGTAGGCGATCGGTTCGCCCGCCCGGTTCGCGCTCGTCATCACCAAAAGCGGCGGCGCGCCGGCGTCGAACAGCAGGTGCTGGACGGGGGTGTAGGGCAGCATCACGCCCAGGTCGCGGCTCTCCGGCGCCAGGCCGGCCGGGAGGTCGTCGCGGGTGCGGGGCGCGAGCACGATCGGGGTCGCGACGTCGCTCAGCAGCGCCGCCCCGGCGTCCGTGAGCGCCACCGTGCTCGCGGCGACGGCGCGGTCGCGCGCCATGAGCGCGAACGGCTTGTCGCGCCGCGCCTTGCGCGCCCGGAGCGCGTCGACCGCCGCGGCGTTCCGGGCGTCGCAGGCGAGGTGGTACCCGCCGAGCCCCTTGATCGCGAGGATCGCGCCGTCGCGCAGCGCGGCGGCGGTGGCGCGGATCGCTGCGTCGCCGGCGTGCGTCACGACGCCGTCCGGATCGCGCGCGTGCACCTGCGGCCCGCAGGCGGGGCAGGCGACCGGTTGGGCGTGGAAGCGGCGGTCCAGCGGGTCGTGGTACTCCGCGGCGCAGGCGTCGCACAGGGGGAAGTCCGCCATCGTGGTGCGCGGCCGGTCGTACGGCAGCCCCCGGATGATCGACCAGCGCGGTCCGCAGTTCGTGCAGTTGACGTACGCGTAGCGGTCGCGACGGTCGTCGGGGTCGAACAGCTCCCGGAGGCAGTCGGGACAGATCGGCAGATCGGGGGAGATCACCGTCGTCGGGTGGCCCTGCGCGCCGCTCGCGCGGATCGTGAACGCGGGGGCGTCCGCGTCCGGCGCGGCGCGGGCGGCGGTCGCCTCGTCGTCGCGCGCCGGCCGGCGCTCCTGCACCTCGACCGCCTCGACGACCGCGGCGAACGGCGCCTCGCGCTCGAGGGCGAGCGCGAACGCGTCGAGCGCGTCGGGCGTCCCGGTCGCTTCGCACAGCACCCCCTCGCCGTCGTTGCGGACCCACCCCGCGAGGTGGTGGGCGTTGCCGAGGCGGTACACGAAGGGGCGGAAGCCGACCCCCTGGACGACGCCGCGGACGCGGACGACGGCGGTCTCGAACGTCGGGTCGGCGGCGGGCGTCACGCACCCATGATGCCGCATCGGGTGGGGGCGCTTCGTCCCGCGGGAGGCCCGAGCGGCGTTGGTAGCATGCGCGCGTGCCCGACGCGCCCGCGACCCCCGATGCCCGCCCGCCCGTGGCGGACCCGCCGCCCTACACCGGGGCGGTGCTGGCGGGTGGGGCGTCGCGGCGTTTCGGAAGCGACAAGTGCCTCCACGTCTACCGCGGCACCACGCTGTTGCAGCACGCCCTCGCCGGCCTCGCCGGCGCGGAGCGGCGCCTCGTCGTGGGGCGCGAGGCGACCGAGAGCCCCGGCGCCCGCTGGATCCCCGACGCCCGGCCCGGCCTCGGGCCGGTCGGGGGGCTGCACACCGCGCTGGCGGCGGCCGAGCACGCGTGGGTCGCGCTCGTGGGGTGCGACATGCCGTTCGTGACGCCCGACCTGTGGCGCGCCCTGTTCGCCTACGCCGACGACGACGTGCGCGTCGTGATGCCCGAGGGCCCGAGCGGCCTCGAGCCGCTCGCGGCGCTGTACCGACGCGACCTGCACGCCGACCTCGAGGCGCGCCTCGAGGGGGGGCGCCTCCCGCTGCGCTGGTTGCGCAAGGAGCCGGGTGGGGCCGTCGTGCCGTGGCGGCATCTGGCCCCCCACGTGCCCGCCACGACGTTCCTGAACGCCAACCGACCGGAGGATCTCCCGTGAGGACCGATGCCGGCGACGAGGGTCGCCCCGACGACGCCCTGACCCCGGTCGTGCGCGACCGCCGCAGCCGGGTCGCGTTCGCGCCCGAGGCGCTGACCGCCGACGTCGAGCGGCGCCTGTTCGAGGCGGCGCGGTGGGCGCCGTCGGGCGGGAACGGCCAACCCTGGCGGTTCGTCGTCACGCGCCGCGGGACCCCCGGCTTCGACGCGCTGGCGGCGTCGTTGCGGCCCGGCAACGCCTGGGCGACCGCCGCGCCGCTGCTGGTGTTGGCGCTCGTCCGGACGGTGCACGTCCACCCCGAGAAACCCCCGAAACGCAACCGGCACGCGCTGCTCGATCTGGGGTTGGCGATCGGCAACCTGGTGGCGCAGGCGACGGCGGACGGCGTCGCGGCGCACGCGATGGGCGGGTTCGACCGCGAGGTCGCGGCGGACGCGACCGGCGTGCGCGCGCCGTGGGACGTCGGGGTGCTGCTGGCCCTCGGGTGGCCCGGCGACCCCGCGGCGCTGCCCGACGACGTCGCCGCGAAGGAGGCGGGCCCCCGCGTCCGCCTGCCCCTCGAGGCGATCGTGGTCGAGGACCGCTTCGACCCCACCGAAGGGATCCCGGGGTCCGAGCCCGCGGACGCGGACGCGGAGCGTCACGGGGGCGTGGGCGGGGGCGCGGACGGGTGAGCGGGCGGGTGAGCGGGCGGGCGCCCGCCCCGCGGCGGGTGGTGACGATGGACGCCGCCGTCGCGGCGCTCGCCGCCGTCGCCCCCACCCCGCGCGCGGAGCGCGTTCCGGTCGCGGCCGCGACCGGCCGCACCCTGGCCCGCGACGTCGTCGCGACGACCGACCTGCCGCGCAGCGACGTCTCGGCGATGGACGGCTACGCCGTCCGCGCCACCGACACCGCCGCCGCGAGCGACGACGCGCCGGTCCCGCTCCGGCGGGTCGGGGGGTCGTACGCGGGCGCGCCGTTCGACGGGACCGTCGGTCCGGGGGAGGCGGTGGCGATCGCGACCGGCGCGAGCGTCCCGGCCGGCGCGGACGCGATCGTGCTGCTCGAGGCGACGGCGTTGGACGGCGACGTCGTCACGGTCCGCGCGCCCGGCGTCGCGAAGCACGTGCGGCGTCGGGGCGAGGACGTCGCGGCGGGGGCGACGACGACCCCCGCCGGGACGCTCCTGGGGCCGGCCGGCGCGTCGCTCCTCGCGGCGATGGGGCACGCCGAGGTGCCGGTCGCCCGCCCCCCGCGCGCCGCGGTGGTGGTGACCGGCAGCGAGGTCGGGCGCGCCGCGGGCGGCGCCCGCGACGGCGTGTTCGACAGCAACGGCCCGCTGTTGGCCGGCCTCCTCGCGCGCCTCGGGGCGGAGGTCGCCTCGCGCGAGGCGGTCGCCGACGACGCGGACGCCCTCGCCGCGGCGTTGGACCGCGCGGCGGCGTCCGGCGCGGACCTGATCGTGACGACGGGCGGCGCGTCGGTCGGCCGCTTCGACCTGGTGCGCCGCGCCCTGGCGGACGGGGGCGCGGGCGACGGGGCGGACGCCGACGCCGACGCCGACGCCGGGACGGGCTTCGACCGGGTGCTCGTGAAGCCGGGGGGGCCGGCGATGCTGGGGGCGCACCGCGGCGTGCCGTGGCTGGGCCTGCCCGGGACGCCGGTCGCCGTGACGGTCGTCGGCGGGGTGCTGCTCGACGCGTGGGTGCACGCCGCCCTCGGGCGGAGCGGTCCGCCCGCGTGGGGGCGGCCGGCCCACGCGGTCGTGGACGCGCCGGTGCGGGGCGACACGAAGAAGGTGGCGTTGTGGACGGCGCACGTGCGGACCGACGAGGCCGGGGTCCGGCGGGTGCGCGAGCTCGGCCGGGACGGCGCGTCGCGCCTCGCGACGCTGCCGCAGGCGAACGGGCTGCTGCGCCTCCCCGCCGGTGCATCCCATGCAGCGGGCGACGTCGCGGAGGTCCTACCGGTCGCGTTCGGGGCGTAGGCGACACGACGGCCCGGATCGCACCGGGCCGGCCCGACCGGCGTTGCAGGAATGCACGACGCCATGCAAGAAGTTGCCGTGCGGCGCAGTGCGCGTGTACACTCGCCGCTACGCGAGGGGCGATTCCCGAATCCGCGGGGACCTGCGGGGCGCCGCCCCCACGCCCCTCGACGCCATTCATTCAGGAAGGAATCTCCATGAAGCGACTCGCTCGTCTCGGCTTCGTGCTGCTCGCCGCCCTCACGCTCACCGCGTGGGCCTCGGCGCAGAACCTCGTCATCGCGCAGGGCACGGACGCCGTCACGCTGGATGCGCACGACGTCACCGACTCACCGACCGCGTCGATCGTCAGCCACATGTACGAAACCCTCTTCGAGCTGATGCCCGACGGCAGCATCGAGCCGAACCTCGCGGTGAGCTACGAGGTGTCCGACGACTCGACCGTCTGGACCATCAACCTCCGCGAAGGCGTCACGTTCCACGACGGCACGCCGATGACCGCCGAGGTCGTCAAGGGCAGCATGGATCGCTTCCTCGATCCGGACAACGCCTTCACCTTCCGCTTCCTGCTCGACCGCATCGACGAGGTCGTCGTCACCGGTCCGCTGCAGATCGAGCTGCGCCTCGCGACGCCGTTCGCGCCGCTGCTCGCGCACCTGACGCACAACACGACCGCCATCGTCCTGCCGAGCGCCGTCGAGGAGTTCGGGGAGGCGTTCGGCGAGAACGCGGTCGGCACCGGCCCCTTCCAGCTCGACGACTGGGACCGCGGCAGCCGCATCGACATGGTCGTCAACGAGGACTACTGGGGCGACGTGCCCGCCATCGACGGCGTGTCGTTCCTCGCGGTGCCGGAGAACACGACCCGCATGGCGCTCGTCGAGTCCGGCGAAGCGCACGTCGCGGTGCGCGTCCCCCCGCAGGACATCGCCCGCCTGAACGCGGCGCCCGACATCACGGTCGAGAACGTCTCGAGCCTCCGTACGA
It encodes:
- the hypF gene encoding carbamoyltransferase HypF translates to MTPAADPTFETAVVRVRGVVQGVGFRPFVYRLGNAHHLAGWVRNDGEGVLCEATGTPDALDAFALALEREAPFAAVVEAVEVQERRPARDDEATAARAAPDADAPAFTIRASGAQGHPTTVISPDLPICPDCLRELFDPDDRRDRYAYVNCTNCGPRWSIIRGLPYDRPRTTMADFPLCDACAAEYHDPLDRRFHAQPVACPACGPQVHARDPDGVVTHAGDAAIRATAAALRDGAILAIKGLGGYHLACDARNAAAVDALRARKARRDKPFALMARDRAVAASTVALTDAGAALLSDVATPIVLAPRTRDDLPAGLAPESRDLGVMLPYTPVQHLLFDAGAPPLLVMTSANRAGEPIAYRDDEAIDRLGGDGGLADGFLTGERPIARRVDDSVATVLSGAPVVLRRARGYAPAPVARHAAWDAPLLAVGAMLKNAVVLATDGYAFQSQHLGDLDDFDALQAFHEAVDDLTTMYDVAPHEAWIAHDLHEGYPSTRHALALGGRTHAVQHHEAHVASVAAERGAWDATVLGFAFDGTGLGRDRTVWGGEVLHGSVTAGYARVGHLAPVPLPGGDAAARAPAQAATGFLQSVDPDLWRPRLEARRVRMAEQAIRAGVNTPTTSSMGRAFDAVAALCGFEGTMSYEGQAAMGLEAQAWAADGAPTFGPDGRLAHDAARAWLDAAPPLPSRGGVWRTERLLQALLEDLADGTDVRRVALRFHASVARAVRAAAETFARSHPYEAVVLSGGVWQNRLLHELTTRDLADAGLEVWWNRAVPPGDGGVALGQAAIAAAARAADASA
- a CDS encoding molybdenum cofactor guanylyltransferase, which codes for MPDAPATPDARPPVADPPPYTGAVLAGGASRRFGSDKCLHVYRGTTLLQHALAGLAGAERRLVVGREATESPGARWIPDARPGLGPVGGLHTALAAAEHAWVALVGCDMPFVTPDLWRALFAYADDDVRVVMPEGPSGLEPLAALYRRDLHADLEARLEGGRLPLRWLRKEPGGAVVPWRHLAPHVPATTFLNANRPEDLP
- a CDS encoding nitroreductase family protein, which codes for MRTDAGDEGRPDDALTPVVRDRRSRVAFAPEALTADVERRLFEAARWAPSGGNGQPWRFVVTRRGTPGFDALAASLRPGNAWATAAPLLVLALVRTVHVHPEKPPKRNRHALLDLGLAIGNLVAQATADGVAAHAMGGFDREVAADATGVRAPWDVGVLLALGWPGDPAALPDDVAAKEAGPRVRLPLEAIVVEDRFDPTEGIPGSEPADADAERHGGVGGGADG
- a CDS encoding molybdopterin molybdotransferase MoeA — its product is MDAAVAALAAVAPTPRAERVPVAAATGRTLARDVVATTDLPRSDVSAMDGYAVRATDTAAASDDAPVPLRRVGGSYAGAPFDGTVGPGEAVAIATGASVPAGADAIVLLEATALDGDVVTVRAPGVAKHVRRRGEDVAAGATTTPAGTLLGPAGASLLAAMGHAEVPVARPPRAAVVVTGSEVGRAAGGARDGVFDSNGPLLAGLLARLGAEVASREAVADDADALAAALDRAAASGADLIVTTGGASVGRFDLVRRALADGGAGDGADADADADAGTGFDRVLVKPGGPAMLGAHRGVPWLGLPGTPVAVTVVGGVLLDAWVHAALGRSGPPAWGRPAHAVVDAPVRGDTKKVALWTAHVRTDEAGVRRVRELGRDGASRLATLPQANGLLRLPAGASHAAGDVAEVLPVAFGA
- a CDS encoding glutathione ABC transporter substrate-binding protein — protein: MKRLARLGFVLLAALTLTAWASAQNLVIAQGTDAVTLDAHDVTDSPTASIVSHMYETLFELMPDGSIEPNLAVSYEVSDDSTVWTINLREGVTFHDGTPMTAEVVKGSMDRFLDPDNAFTFRFLLDRIDEVVVTGPLQIELRLATPFAPLLAHLTHNTTAIVLPSAVEEFGEAFGENAVGTGPFQLDDWDRGSRIDMVVNEDYWGDVPAIDGVSFLAVPENTTRMALVESGEAHVAVRVPPQDIARLNAAPDITVENVSSLRTIYMYFNHTLEPFDDVRVRQAFNYAVDKQEIAEFVLGGAVRPSDAAIAPGIFGYTDVGEYEYDPERARELLAEAGFEDGLSTTLYSPSGRYLQDIQITEAIQSQLAEVGIDATIETLEWSAYLDKTREPAGENDVPVALLGWGTVTGDADYGLYALFHTSQHVPDGSNRAFYSNPEVDDLLDEARVTPDPSVRESLYADALQIVRDDAPWLFLHSETQLVAVNDAVEGLVIHPTERVLAWNVTVSE